TCTTTTATCACCTTAGAAGAACATTCGGAGGTGTATTACCTGGTATCTAACTTTTACGCACCAGGCAAAGAAAAGGGTATACGTTGGAATGATCCACACTTTAAGATTGACTGGCCTACTGAATACCCCATAGTATCAGACAAGGATCAGAATCACCCAGACTTTCAGCCATAAAATAGAAAAAGCCAGCCTTCACCTGAAGGCCGGCTTTAAACCACAAAAAGAGTAAAACCAAAATTAACTTAATTCTTCCAGTAGAGCTTCAGCTTTTTCCTGATGCTCATCCTGAGTTTCTTTTATTTCAGCAGCTAAACCAGCAGTAATAGGGTTGTCGTCCTTTTCCAACATCCTGTTTAGCCTATCTGTATTTTCTTCAAGCTCAGCTACTACCCCTGCTAGGTAGGCCTTATCAAACTCAGACTGAGAAAGGTTCTGAATACTATCCAGTATCATTCTCTGGTCTGCGCCTATAGCCTCAGGCAAATCAGTATTGGTAGTTTGTGCTAACTGCTCAATGTCTACCCTAACCTCTTCAGTTGCCTTCATTATTGCCTCTGCCAGTTCTTTTACCGAAGTGCTACTAGCCTTCTCCGCCGCTATTTCGCTCATATGGTATTGCAGTCTGTTATTCATAAAAGTTAGCAGTACCAAATCAACCGCATCAGCATCTTCAGTCTCTTCCTCTCCCTGCTCTACAAGTATAGTATCAGATTCTGTAGAAGCAGTATTTTCACTCGTAGCACCATTCTTATTAGTATCACAGGCGCTTATGAGGAAAATTACTAAAATGTAGTTGAAAATATAAACAAATATTGTCTTTTTCATAGTTAAAAAAATTTTTATTGTCTAAATGCTAAACAGCACTTAGACTCAAATGTTTCCTTTCGGCAAGCTGCTTAAATCAGGTTTGTTAGTGTAGGCTTCTTTCTGTAAAAAGAAATATTTGATTAGTCCATAGCCATACCCCAGAAATACACTTGCTGAGGTAAAAATGCTATAAAAGCCTACCTTAAGAGAGCCGTAACGAAAAAAAGCTTCTGCGAATACCGCAACAAAATATAATAGCAATGCTGCCAACATTAAACCGCTAAGTGCTGGAGAAATTAGTGAGAGTACAAGCATAGCTAAAAGATAAAAGTAAAAGCCTAAGGGGAGCAGGTGCATGAGCTTCAGGCTTTCGGGGTAAATTCTGTATAAGTTGATACGAGATTTGCCAAACCACTCCATTTGCTTGAGAAAGCCTCTAAGGGTAGGCTTTCGTTTATGATAGACATAAGCATCAGGAATAAGCCCTGTTTTAAAGCCCCATTTCTGTATACGAATGCTTAGCTCTATATCTTCCCCGCAATTGGGCAGTGTATAACCTTTGGTTTTTTCATAGACCTCTCGCGACATGCCCATATTAAAGCTTCTGGGGTAATAGGTGCCAGCGGCTTTCTTACGTCCACGTGTGCCCCCGGTAGTCAGGTAAGAGGTAAGAGCAAAATCCGCGGCCTTTTGCTTAGAGGTAAATGATGTATGCGCCTTGTCTGGCCCACCGTACGCATCCAGAAAATCTTTACGCAGATAGTCGTGCACACTTTGCATATAGTGTGTAGGAATGATAATGTCAGAATCAAGAATGATCAGGTAATCTCCTTTTGCCCGGGCTAGTCCATAATTTCGGGAGTAGCCCTGTCCATCATTACCCTTGAGGTGGTAGTGAATATCCAGTCGGTCTTTATATGTCTCCACTACTTTGTCAGACTTAATTTCCGATCCACTCTCTACTACCAGTACTTCAAAGTGAGTATAAGTCTGCTCGCACAATCCTTCCAGCACCTCCTGTATATCTTCCGGGCGATTGTATACAGGAATAATGAGTGAGAAAAACATACTAGAATACTTTTTTTCGGGGATAACTTATTTTCTCAGAGATGATGTAGTCATTTTTTTTCTGGGAGTTCATGGTAAGCATTTCGGCAACAAAACCGGCCATAAATAGCTGTACACCCACGATAACGGCTACAAGCGCCAGAAAGAAAAGTGGCTGCTCTGTTACTTCTCTCACTGGCAGTTTAAAGTGTAGTTTGTACAGCTTGTCTATAATAAGCCCGATTGTAACTATAATTCCAAAGAAAAAGCTTAATGTACCCATAGTACCAAAAAAGTGCATGGGTCTCTTTTTAAATTTAGATACAAAAGTGATAGACAGCAGATCCAGAAAACCATAAATGAAGCGCTCCAGCCCAAATTTTGAGCTACCATACTTACGAGCGCGGTGCTCCACCACCTTCTCTCCTATGCGATCAAAACCATGCCGTTTGGTAATCATAGGGATGTAGCGGTGCATCTCTCCATATAGTTCAATACTTTTTACTACATCCTTGTGGTAGGATTTAAGGCCACAATTAAAATCGTGAAGGTTGATACCTGAAATTTTACGGGTAACAAAGTTGAAGAATAAAGAAGGAATAGTTTTACTGATAGGGTCATGGCGTTTCTTTTTCCAGCCAGATACCAGATCGTACCCTTCTTCTTTAATCATACGATAAAGTTCAGGAATTTCGTCGGGACTATCCTGTAAGTCGGCATCCATGGTAATAACTACATCTCCCTGTACATGCTCAAAGCCGGTATGCAGGGCAGCAGACTTACCATAATTCCTGTTAAAGCGGATTCCCTCAATATTGGGGTTGTTTTTGGCTATCTCACTAATTACCTCCCACGAACGATCGCGACTTCCATCGTCAATCAGTAATATCTCGTACTTAAATTTGTGCTCATGCATCACCCTTTCTATCCATGCACATAATTCAGGAAGAGACTCCTCTTCGTTAAGGAGAGGAATGACGACCGATATGTCTTTCTTCACTTCTAATTCCATTATCTAAAGTCTGCTGTCTCTTTCTTTTTTACAATAAGCGCGATGATCAGGGCTAAAACAGCTCCTCCTAAAATACTGGTATAAAAGAAACTGAGCAGTAAATTGTTTACGCTAAATGAGTTGTCAGATTCCAGTTCAGCCACCATCTCGTCTATGGTCTGGTCATCTGCACCAAAGCGCTCCATCATAGATGCAGACTGGTTAATAATTGCTTCCTGAATCTGCGCGGGCAGCTCAGGAGTAAGCACATGATATTGTAAAATACTATACAGCGTAGCGATAGCTCCGGCTATAACGATGATAAGCCAGGTAGACATAAATCCTTCTTTAAAAGTAAGTGTACCTCCCATTTCTGCACGTAGCTGGTAGCCAGCGTAGATGAGTATAGCGATGGTAATACCAAAATTGATAAAACCTACCCACCAGGCGCTTGCAAGCAGGCTATAGTCAATAATAATGATTGAGGCAGATATTACAATACTGATTATTCCCAGTATCAAACCATATTTAAGGTCGTGGTTCATAGTTTGTTTGATTTAAGTGAGGTGGGTTGTTGTCTTAAGATCACCGCTATAATGGTAGTAATAAAGAAACCGACTAGAATTTTACGGATAAAGTCATCCAGTGCCAGATCAAAAGAGGTGGCAGCCTTCACATCCAATAATGACTGCTCATAGGTAGCCTCGCCGAGCTGATCTACCAGATTATCTTTAGAGCTTTCTATAAGCTCTGTCCTGTTGGTAACATAATCTACCAGCATTTCTGGGTTGGCTACTTCCAGATACAGCCATATAAATGAAGCAGAGACTATTGCCAAAATTATATAAGTGAAGAAGCCAATACTCATTCCTTGCCAGAAGTGGAGCAAACCATCGTTATAGTATTTTTTAAACTCTTTGATACTAAAGAAAACAAATATTGGCACAAAGAAAAAGCTGAATAGGTTACCACTGATGAGAGGGTTCTTACCAAACCAGTGTAACACAAAAAACAGGAGTACAGATAGTCCTCCACCTACTACTCCATATTTGAAAGGTACCAGCACGTAAGGGTTTTTAAACAGGTTTTGTTGATCGGCCATGCTTTACTAAAGATCAGTTCTAAAGCGTTTGTGATAAAATGTACCCCAAACCTTAGCTTTTAGTTCCTTTTGCCAAAATGGAGAGTTTTTTGATTTTGAGCGATTGCTTTGGCTATCTAGTGTCCAGAGGCTGTCCAAATCAAAAAGGCAGAGGTTGGCATTTGCACCTTCTTCAAGATGGGCTTCCAGGCCGAGCAGTATACGAGGGCTTACTGTCAGCTTCTCCAGCACATAGTCGTACAATTCATCTTCGCTAAATACACTGGCAACAATAGGCAATACGGTTTGCAGGCCAGTCATTCCAAAGGCAGCCAGGTTAAATTCACATTTCTTATTTTCCTCATCCTGCGGTTGGTGAGAAGAGACAATAGCATCCACTGTACCATCCAATACACCACTGATAAGTGCCAGACGATCTTCTTCGGTACGTAAAGGTGGGTTTACTCTTAGGTTTGTATCAAAATCAGCAAGGTCTTCATCAGTAAAGATTAACTGGTGGGCAGCTACATCGCAGCTTACTGAGAGTCCTTTTTGCTTGGCTGCTTTAATCATTTCTATACCTGCTTTAGATGAAATATTGCTGAAGTGAAGTCGTGGAGGAGCACCCACTGATAGCTCAGACACATACTCCAGCAAATGCAGGTCGCGCTCAATAGAGAGGCTTTCAGAGAGTACGGGAATACCTTTCATGCCCAGCATCGTACTTTGTATGCCTTCATGCATATCTCCATACTGGGTAAGGTGCTGGTCTTCGGGGCGATTGATAAGCAGGCTATCCATTTTCTGCATATACTGAAGGGCTTTCAGCATCACCTGTGTATGCCATAAGGCATGAAGGCCATCAGAAAAAGCAACTGCACCTGCATGGTAGAGATCTATCATTTCAGTAAGCTCCTCTCCTTTGGCATCGCGCGTTACCGCAGCTATGGGGTGCAGCCTGATTGGCTTGTCCATTGCTTCGCTTAAATAACGTATATCGCTTTTAGATTGTACTACGGGGGAGGTATTAGGCAGCAGCGCTACCTCTGTAAAGCCTCCGGCAATAGCCGCTTCTGCACCGGTATTCAAATCTTCTTTATGCTCTTCACCGGGATCGCTAAAGTGCGCCTGCATATCAAACCAGCCCAGAGAGAGCAGTTTTCCCTGAGCATCTATTAGCCTGGCGCCATCTGCCGACAGGCTATTGGCAGCAGAGATTTTACTTATTTTGCCATCCTCAATGAGGAGGTCAATCTCTTTTTTATGAAATGAAGATGATTTATGGATAAGTCTTGCAGAGCGAAGCAGTACTTTCATGATAAATAGATCAGTGCTTTATGATTGCCAGAATTGGGGCAATTTTACGGATAATCTGATTGCAGTACAAGCAGAACTGTTAGTGAGCTGTACAGACTAATGCTTTTTATATTAACAGTCCTTTTTTTACGTACAAATTTACCATCAGACTCATAAGAATCTGATCAGCAATATCTCTATCAGCAGAAACAAAAGGGAAAGCAGCAGTGCGTACTTCCATAATGCAATATTGGTCTGCTCGCTGCGAATCATCCCCGCAAAAGCTTCTACATCTTCTGCTTCATAAATATTGACATTAGCCGCGTTTTCTGCCAGCTGCTCCAGTTCGCTAAGCTGATACTGCTCAATTAAGGATTCACTTTTATCAATATTAAATGAGAGATTGAGCAAAGGATTTGAGCTACTGGCGCTACTTGTCTCTTCTGCCCTTACCAGATCATAAAAGCCCGCCTTGATTACCCCCTGAGGCACTTCCATCAATAATCTGCCACTTAGCATTCGTTGACTGGGTATCACCTCTTCCTCTCCCCTGCCAAGCTTGTACAGATACCGGCTATCTTCGGTATTACTCTCAGAGAGTGTATCATTAAAACTGGCAGTTTCCAGTGCTATCACCGGATTATCCACATAATAGTAGAGCTGGTTATTCATAGATTTACTACGCGAAGCCAGGCGATACATTACCGGAACAAAGATCGCGTGTCTATGAATACCAGTGAACGCATCACGAAGGGGGCTGGCGAAGAAAGCAAGCTGCTCAGAAGAAGCATTTTCGGACATAATGTAACGGCTGCTTAGCATCAGTAGGTAAGGCTCACCTGTTCGATATCTTAGCAGTGGCTCGCCTTGCAGATTATGCTCCATAATTTTCTCGGCTGGCGGCATTACAAAATTTTCTGTTTCTCCTTCAAACATACCCTCAAAGAAAGGGTTTGCCATATCCAGATTGGCCAGAGCCTGACGATCGGCTTGTATTGAGTCAGGTAGGTCTATACGTTCAGCACTGATACCTGAATTGCCTGTCACTTCCGCCAGAAGGGAGAGGTCCGCACTCGCCGGAGGAATAAACAGGATATGTCCACCATTAGCCAAATACTCCCGCAGGTAAGGCGTAACGGCAGTGCCCGACTGCCCTCCGGAACTACCAATTTCATTGAGTATCACCAGATCGGAGCTTTCTATGAGGCTGTAATCCAGGTTACTTACACTATAAGATTGCAGATCAAAAATGTTACGGTTGGCATATACCTTCGCCACCGCAGTGCTATCCTGACGACCAAGCTGCTCAGACTTAATCTCCAGCACAGAAATTTTATCGCCGAGGTTTAACGTAAAGAAAAACTCATTGTCAAAAGTGACCGGATAATCTTCAAATACAAGCTGACAGCGGTTGTTGCGTGCCAGAGGAAAGTTTAGGGTAAACTCTACCATACCGCTGGTATGAGCAGGTATATTGAGGCTAGCACTGGCTACTTGCTCCTCGTTAATTAGCAGGCGTACAATTTGATCACTGATATCTTCGCTCCCATCATTTTTTAGTACTGCCGCCAGTTCATTGGCCTCATCTGCCAGTACAAAGGGGTTAGCCAGGTAGATAGAATCAACATATACGTTCTGTTCAAAGCTACTGCTAATTGGCACCAGTTTGATGTTGTTTAGGCTATCTTCGGTAAACACTTCCGGACTACCAAAAGTAGAACGTTGAAAATCGGAGATCACATAGATATCTGCACGTCTGTTGCCAGCACTACCAAAAGCAGCATCATCAATATCGCTTCGTATTTTGCTTTCTACCTCTTCTGCCGTACGTACTACGCCGCTCAGTTCCACCTCCGCTATCAGTTCACTTAGCTCATCGCTACTTTTAGGCACGCGTGAGAAGTTGGCAAACTCATTCGTTAGAAATTTATATTGTGTATTACGAGGGTATAAGGCCAGGATTTCTTCTATATAATTTACTCCCTGATCAATACCCCTGATGTTAGAGCTGAGCTCCGACGACATGCTTAGAGAGTTGTCCAGATAGATATACACCAGCTTTTCCGCGTTATTTCCATCGTCGGCGCTTTCCTTACCAGGAAGAAAGGGCTGAGCAAAAGTAATGACCAGAAAAGTGATAAAAAGCAGGCGAGCCAGTAAAATTAATAAGTGTTTAACCTTAAGTTTAGAGGTAGTAGCTTCCTTTACATTTTTAAGAAAAAGGTTATTACTAAAGTATACTTTCTTGGTTCTTCTAAAATTAAATAAATGTATAATAATGGGAATGCTCAATGCCAGGAGCCCCCATAAAAACTGCGGATATACAAAACTCATTAGCGATAAATTAGCGATTAAGCTTCGCCTCCGGGCTTAAGAGAGACGGTCTACTCTAAAAAAGCGTGAAAACTTCAGCTTATTGTATACAACTGAAAAAATTAATATCAGTTGATAAGATACAAAAAAATGCTAATCCAACAGTGGAAAATAAAGATCGGCCAATTCGCGGAAGCAGGCGTCTCCTCCTTTACGTGACAACACAATTTTAGCCTCTTCTCTGATATGAGGCACTGCATCCGCCGGACAGGCAGACATACCTACCTTACGCATAATTTCCAGATCGTTAATGTCATCGCCCATAAATAGCACCTGCTCAGGGGTGATACCCAACTCTTTTATCCAGGTGTTAAGCACTTGGGTTTTGGGGTCATTACCTACATAGCAATATTTTACCCCCAACATTTCTGCACGCTTGGTAACGGTACGCAAACTACTGCTGGCACTTAAAAAAGCTATATTCATACCCTTCTTCAAAAGGCGCTTGATAGCCATACCGTCTTTGGTATTGTATTTTTTAAATTCATCTCCATTTTCGGTAATGTATACACCACCATCGGTAAGGGTTCCATCTATGTCTAATACGATAAGCTTGATATGGCTCAGATCCAGGCTCATTTAATATGGGGTTGCTTAGGTAGTAAAATAGGATAAAAAAGATATTAGCTTTTGCACCAAAAAAAATGCTCGCAACAAAATTTATAAGTTACTCAAAATGAGCACAAAAGCTAATCTTCTATAGGTGCTTATACGATTTTTCTGCCAATAGCAGCTGCGATAGGTTCCAGGCTACGATACATTGTACGGAACTCATCGTGGTTTAACTGCTGTGCGGCATCAGACTTAGCCTGCTTAGGTGTAGGATGGGTTTCTATCAGCAAACCATCTACTCCCATAGCTACGCTGGCGCGCGTAAGGTCAGGAATACCGTAAGCTATACCCATCGCATGACTGGGGTCAAGAACTACCGGCAGGTTGGTGTGCTCTTTAAGGTAAGACACACCACATAAGTCCAGAGAAAAGCGAGTCTTGGTTTCAAAGGTACGTATACCTCTTTCGCAGAGCATAACCTGCTCATTGCCTCCTGACAGGATAAATTCGGCTGCCTGCACAAACTCCTGTAATGTGGCTCCAAAATGCCTTTTTAATAATACTGGCTTATTGGCTTTACCACATCTTCTTAAAATTCCCTGGTCGTACATAGCCTTGGAACCTACCTGCACAATATCAGCGTACTCAATTACAGCGTCTACGTGGGTAGCATCTCTAACTTCGGTAATAATATTAAGGCCATACTCTTCGCGTACTTCCGCAAGCATTCTTAAGCCTTCCATACCCAAACCCTGAAAAGAGTACGGTGATGTACGTGGCTTAAAACAACCCGCACGCAGAGTAGTAATATTTAGTTCTTTTAGCAGGTTAGCACTTTGGGTAATCTGCTCTTTAGACTCTATAGAGCAGGGCCCGGTAATTAGCAGGGTGTTGTTGTGATTGCCACCCAGCTGTACATTCTTGCCCACCTGTATTTCACGAACATCTTTTCTATATTTTTTGCTGGCCAGCTGAATATCGCTATCCATAACAAAATACTCATCTGCAGCAGAAGCCAAAGCCTCTGGCAGCTCTTTATCGCCAGAGCTGGTGATCAGTACATACTGTTCATTATTTTTAAAATAAGCTGCTTTGGTTTGTTCAGCCAGTTTTACAGCCTGTATCTCTTCTATACTTTTTTTCAGATGAATGATCATACTTCTCCTCTGATTAAGTTGTTAAACGTTACAGCACCGGTAAGCTCATTGTTAGCGTTTACTACCGGTAAAAACAAAATTGGAAATGATTTACTGGTGACTAATGCCAGCAGATCGGTAATCGTAGCCTCTTCCTGAATTTTTACAGGAGTGGTGTTCACTACATCAGCTACCCGGGTCTGGTTTAGATCTTCAATATTTCTTAGCAGTCCACGCCTTACGTCTGCATTACTGGCCAACCCTTTAAGCTGTTGGTTCTGGTCTGTAAAAAGGGCAAAGCCCAGATCGTATTTTTCTATGGCTTGCAGTACTTCTTTAAAAGAGCAATGATCCATATTGAGTACCGGCAGGTCTGCCTTATCTATCACTATATCTTTTACCTGATAGTGTGAGTTTACTTCCTGCAACTTCAATCCCATCAGGGCAGCTCCCATAGAGGTATGGTTCACTAGAAAAGAACCTGATACCGCTGAGTCTACCCCCATACTGCG
This window of the Porifericola rhodea genome carries:
- a CDS encoding dihydroorotase, whose product is MKVLLRSARLIHKSSSFHKKEIDLLIEDGKISKISAANSLSADGARLIDAQGKLLSLGWFDMQAHFSDPGEEHKEDLNTGAEAAIAGGFTEVALLPNTSPVVQSKSDIRYLSEAMDKPIRLHPIAAVTRDAKGEELTEMIDLYHAGAVAFSDGLHALWHTQVMLKALQYMQKMDSLLINRPEDQHLTQYGDMHEGIQSTMLGMKGIPVLSESLSIERDLHLLEYVSELSVGAPPRLHFSNISSKAGIEMIKAAKQKGLSVSCDVAAHQLIFTDEDLADFDTNLRVNPPLRTEEDRLALISGVLDGTVDAIVSSHQPQDEENKKCEFNLAAFGMTGLQTVLPIVASVFSEDELYDYVLEKLTVSPRILLGLEAHLEEGANANLCLFDLDSLWTLDSQSNRSKSKNSPFWQKELKAKVWGTFYHKRFRTDL
- a CDS encoding glycosyltransferase family 2 protein; the encoded protein is MELEVKKDISVVIPLLNEEESLPELCAWIERVMHEHKFKYEILLIDDGSRDRSWEVISEIAKNNPNIEGIRFNRNYGKSAALHTGFEHVQGDVVITMDADLQDSPDEIPELYRMIKEEGYDLVSGWKKKRHDPISKTIPSLFFNFVTRKISGINLHDFNCGLKSYHKDVVKSIELYGEMHRYIPMITKRHGFDRIGEKVVEHRARKYGSSKFGLERFIYGFLDLLSITFVSKFKKRPMHFFGTMGTLSFFFGIIVTIGLIIDKLYKLHFKLPVREVTEQPLFFLALVAVIVGVQLFMAGFVAEMLTMNSQKKNDYIISEKISYPRKKVF
- the aroF gene encoding 3-deoxy-7-phosphoheptulonate synthase → MIIHLKKSIEEIQAVKLAEQTKAAYFKNNEQYVLITSSGDKELPEALASAADEYFVMDSDIQLASKKYRKDVREIQVGKNVQLGGNHNNTLLITGPCSIESKEQITQSANLLKELNITTLRAGCFKPRTSPYSFQGLGMEGLRMLAEVREEYGLNIITEVRDATHVDAVIEYADIVQVGSKAMYDQGILRRCGKANKPVLLKRHFGATLQEFVQAAEFILSGGNEQVMLCERGIRTFETKTRFSLDLCGVSYLKEHTNLPVVLDPSHAMGIAYGIPDLTRASVAMGVDGLLIETHPTPKQAKSDAAQQLNHDEFRTMYRSLEPIAAAIGRKIV
- a CDS encoding glycosyltransferase; the protein is MFFSLIIPVYNRPEDIQEVLEGLCEQTYTHFEVLVVESGSEIKSDKVVETYKDRLDIHYHLKGNDGQGYSRNYGLARAKGDYLIILDSDIIIPTHYMQSVHDYLRKDFLDAYGGPDKAHTSFTSKQKAADFALTSYLTTGGTRGRKKAAGTYYPRSFNMGMSREVYEKTKGYTLPNCGEDIELSIRIQKWGFKTGLIPDAYVYHKRKPTLRGFLKQMEWFGKSRINLYRIYPESLKLMHLLPLGFYFYLLAMLVLSLISPALSGLMLAALLLYFVAVFAEAFFRYGSLKVGFYSIFTSASVFLGYGYGLIKYFFLQKEAYTNKPDLSSLPKGNI
- a CDS encoding KdsC family phosphatase, encoding MSLDLSHIKLIVLDIDGTLTDGGVYITENGDEFKKYNTKDGMAIKRLLKKGMNIAFLSASSSLRTVTKRAEMLGVKYCYVGNDPKTQVLNTWIKELGITPEQVLFMGDDINDLEIMRKVGMSACPADAVPHIREEAKIVLSRKGGDACFRELADLYFPLLD
- a CDS encoding DUF4142 domain-containing protein translates to MKKTIFVYIFNYILVIFLISACDTNKNGATSENTASTESDTILVEQGEEETEDADAVDLVLLTFMNNRLQYHMSEIAAEKASSTSVKELAEAIMKATEEVRVDIEQLAQTTNTDLPEAIGADQRMILDSIQNLSQSEFDKAYLAGVVAELEENTDRLNRMLEKDDNPITAGLAAEIKETQDEHQEKAEALLEELS
- a CDS encoding DUF4199 domain-containing protein; amino-acid sequence: MNHDLKYGLILGIISIVISASIIIIDYSLLASAWWVGFINFGITIAILIYAGYQLRAEMGGTLTFKEGFMSTWLIIVIAGAIATLYSILQYHVLTPELPAQIQEAIINQSASMMERFGADDQTIDEMVAELESDNSFSVNNLLLSFFYTSILGGAVLALIIALIVKKKETADFR
- a CDS encoding DUF4199 domain-containing protein, yielding MADQQNLFKNPYVLVPFKYGVVGGGLSVLLFFVLHWFGKNPLISGNLFSFFFVPIFVFFSIKEFKKYYNDGLLHFWQGMSIGFFTYIILAIVSASFIWLYLEVANPEMLVDYVTNRTELIESSKDNLVDQLGEATYEQSLLDVKAATSFDLALDDFIRKILVGFFITTIIAVILRQQPTSLKSNKL
- a CDS encoding BatA domain-containing protein, which gives rise to MSFVYPQFLWGLLALSIPIIIHLFNFRRTKKVYFSNNLFLKNVKEATTSKLKVKHLLILLARLLFITFLVITFAQPFLPGKESADDGNNAEKLVYIYLDNSLSMSSELSSNIRGIDQGVNYIEEILALYPRNTQYKFLTNEFANFSRVPKSSDELSELIAEVELSGVVRTAEEVESKIRSDIDDAAFGSAGNRRADIYVISDFQRSTFGSPEVFTEDSLNNIKLVPISSSFEQNVYVDSIYLANPFVLADEANELAAVLKNDGSEDISDQIVRLLINEEQVASASLNIPAHTSGMVEFTLNFPLARNNRCQLVFEDYPVTFDNEFFFTLNLGDKISVLEIKSEQLGRQDSTAVAKVYANRNIFDLQSYSVSNLDYSLIESSDLVILNEIGSSGGQSGTAVTPYLREYLANGGHILFIPPASADLSLLAEVTGNSGISAERIDLPDSIQADRQALANLDMANPFFEGMFEGETENFVMPPAEKIMEHNLQGEPLLRYRTGEPYLLMLSSRYIMSENASSEQLAFFASPLRDAFTGIHRHAIFVPVMYRLASRSKSMNNQLYYYVDNPVIALETASFNDTLSESNTEDSRYLYKLGRGEEEVIPSQRMLSGRLLMEVPQGVIKAGFYDLVRAEETSSASSSNPLLNLSFNIDKSESLIEQYQLSELEQLAENAANVNIYEAEDVEAFAGMIRSEQTNIALWKYALLLSLLFLLIEILLIRFL